The DNA window CGACCGGGCGCATGGCGCGTCCGCCGCCAAGGCCCGCCGCAAGGCCGAGCCTGGCAACGAGGCGCATGTCGGCGCACCGATGCCGGGCGTCGTCTCGGCGCTTTCGGTGGCTGCCGGCCAGGCCGTCAAGGCCGGCGATGTGCTGCTCTCCATCGAAGCGATGAAGATGGAGACGGCGCTGCATGCCGAGCGCGACGGCACCGTCGCCGAGGTGCTGGTCAAAGCCGGCGACCAGATCGATGCCAAGGATCTGCTGATCGCCTTCAGCTAATTGGTGCCTTCTTGGGGATGGCTGTCCGCATCATGGCGGCAGCGTCAGTTCGATCACCGATAACAGCTTGACCCGCCGCCGCCGGTCGGGCATCGAACCGGCTCAAATTTGCCGCCGTAGTCCCCGAGTCGCGGCGCAGAAACGATGTGGAGAAAAGCATGGCCGACGATATCACCGATACCAGCCAGACTGTTGCCGCCGGCCAGCTGCGTGCCTTCATCGAGCGCATAGAGCGGCTCGAGGAAGAGAAGAAGACCATTTCCGACGACATCAAGGAAGTGTTCGCCGAGGCCAAGGGCACCGGCTTCGACACCAAGGCGATGCGCACGATCATCCGGCTGCGCAAGAAGGACCAGGCCGAGCGGCAGGAAGAGGAAACCATCCTCGATCTGTACAAGGCCGCGCTCGGCATGGTGTAAGACTAGCCGGCCCCGGCGCCGACGCGGTTGCCGGAGATACGGTTTGAACCATGAGCGAATTCGATTTCGGCGCCCGCCGCGCCTCTGAATTCCGCCAGCGCGGCTTCTGGACGCTGTTTGCTGAGCGGCATCCGGAAGAAAAGGCTCTGATGGCAAGGCGCGGACCCTGGTTCTGGCAGCGCGGGCTACCCGACTTCGCCTTGGTCCTTTCCATGTATGTCGCGCCGGCGCAGAACCATGTCGGCGTCTTCTTCGGCCGCAACGAGAAGTTCGGCGCCACGCAAGCGTGGTCGCGGTTGAAGCCGTTCCAGCCTGATATCGAAGACAGGCTGAAGCTCAGGCCGGAGCAGAGTTGCGAAGGTCTCGGCATCAATTCGATGTGGCGGGTGAACTGCTATGCCGAGGACAACTGGCCGGCCATGGCCGACTGGCTGGTGACCGAATGCTCGCGGATCGAGCGCGCGGTCACAGAAGTCCTGGGGCAGGGGTAGATATCAGGTGTTGCGAGAGGGCGTCGGATCCTTCTTCCGCTCACGCTGGCAAGGTCAGGTGCCGCTCGACCGGCTGTTCTGGCGCGATCTTGTCCTTGTCGGCACCGCGATCAGCCTCGCAGCATCGGCGCTGGCGCTCGTCCTGCTCGGGTTGAAGTTGCCGCTCGGCCTTGTGCTGGCGGTGCATTTCGCGTCGGTGCCCTACAGCCTGTTCCTGACCGTGGCCGTGTGGCGAACCACCGAAAAGATTCCCGGTGCCAAGGCCTGGATGATGACACTGGGCGCCACGCTGTGGCTGGTGGCGATGATCCTGGTCTGATCGTCTGCCCGGGGGGCGACGGATATTCCAACAAAAAAGGCGGCCGAAGCCGCCCTTTCATTTTGTCGAACCCGGATGGTTCAAGCCGCCGGCTCGAATTTCAATGCGACGCCGTTGATGCAATAGCGCAGGCCGGTCGGCGGCGGGCCGTCCTCGAAGACATGGCCGAGATGGCTGCCGCAGCGGGCGCAATGGCATTCGGTGCGGACCATGCCGTAGCTGCGGTCGACAGTATTTTCGACCGAGCCCGGCACCGGATCGTTGAAGCTCGGCCAGCCGGTGCCGCTCTCGAACTTCAGCTTGGATTCAAACAAGGGCTGGTCGCAGCCGACGCAGGAAAATGTGCCGGCGCGCTTCTCGTAGAGCAAAGCGCAGCTTCCCGGCCGCTCGGTGCCGTGGCCGCGCATGACGGCATATTGCTCCGGTGTCAGCCGGGCGCGCCATTCGGCGTCGGTGCGGGTCACGGGGTAGGTGTGGGTGTCCATTTGATCTCCTCAGCCTTGCCGGCTCGTTGTTGATTGCAACCTCATATTCGCACCAAGATAGGCATTTGTTACGGCATTTGCCCGCATTTTCGATCGTGACCTTTATGCGATGGCTGCGAGATAGCGGGCAACCGAAGTAGCGAACGAATTCTTTCCGTCGCCGATGATGTTCAAGTCCCACCACGCGCCGCGGATGTCTTCGAAGTCATATGGTTCAAGTACTGCCGCGATGCGGCGCACGGCCGCCGCGTTGAGCGGTATCTGGTTGGGATAGCTGTACATGAAGCTGACATGGCGGCGCGTCGGCGTCACTTGGACGGTGTCGCCGGTCAGCAGGGCGTTGCCGCCATCGCGCTGCCAGTGCAACACCTGGCTGCCGGCAAAATGGCCGCCG is part of the Mesorhizobium loti genome and encodes:
- a CDS encoding DUF2312 domain-containing protein, whose translation is MADDITDTSQTVAAGQLRAFIERIERLEEEKKTISDDIKEVFAEAKGTGFDTKAMRTIIRLRKKDQAERQEEETILDLYKAALGMV
- a CDS encoding DUF4268 domain-containing protein, yielding MSEFDFGARRASEFRQRGFWTLFAERHPEEKALMARRGPWFWQRGLPDFALVLSMYVAPAQNHVGVFFGRNEKFGATQAWSRLKPFQPDIEDRLKLRPEQSCEGLGINSMWRVNCYAEDNWPAMADWLVTECSRIERAVTEVLGQG
- the msrB gene encoding peptide-methionine (R)-S-oxide reductase MsrB, with the translated sequence MDTHTYPVTRTDAEWRARLTPEQYAVMRGHGTERPGSCALLYEKRAGTFSCVGCDQPLFESKLKFESGTGWPSFNDPVPGSVENTVDRSYGMVRTECHCARCGSHLGHVFEDGPPPTGLRYCINGVALKFEPAA